In the Hordeum vulgare subsp. vulgare chromosome 7H, MorexV3_pseudomolecules_assembly, whole genome shotgun sequence genome, one interval contains:
- the LOC123411222 gene encoding probable inorganic phosphate transporter 1-10, translating to MAPIRVLTALDHARTQYYHFKAIIIAGMGLFTDSYDLFCIVPVMKIIGRVYYPSPAGHAGRPGVTPPAVVSATVGVALLGAVVGNLLFGALGDRVGRRRVYGPCLLLLVCSSVGSGFSICRTRRCVLSSLCFFRFLLGVGVGGDYPLSATIMSEFANKRTRGAFIAAVFSMQGFGILASSGVTMVVAAVFDRFTGHPAPLDTPEAADLAWRVILMAGAVPAGLTFYWRMAMPETARFTALVQRDVLKATNDMGCVLTDLDLNAIYQGEDAAAMPRSPAPFGFEPAAQYGLFSRGFLREHGRNLLGCAATWFLLDIPYYSSTLFQSQIYRPWFPPASHQNVFQEAYNVARFQAIIAVASTIPGYFAAVLLIDRTGRRRLQMGGFFLMAAFLFALAGPYDHYWRGNAKNAWYIVLYALTFFSANLGPNTTTFILPAELFPARFRSTCHGVSAAAGKVGALVGSVGFLWASQSRDKDDVQAGYEPGIGMMYALIILGAISLLGLVVTYLFTPETMRRSLEENESERDQNQDGNGGMCFQELNLTPKSPGSLVSSHVSTSPIHPHRFSV from the exons ATGGCGCCGATACGCGTGCTCACGGCGCTGGACCACGCCCGCACGCAGTACTACCATTTCAAGGCCATCATCATCGCCGGCATGGGCCTCTTCACCGACTCCTACGACCTCTTCTGCATCGTGCCCGTCATGAAGATCATCGGCCGGGTCTACTACCCTTCGCCCGCCGGCCACGCAGGGAGGCCGGGCgtcacgccgcccgccgtcgtgtCCGCCACCGTCGGCGTCGCCCTGCTGGGCGCCGTGGTCGGGAACCTCCTCTTCGGCGCGCTCGGCGACCGCGTCGGCCGGCGGCGCGTCTACGGCCCGtgcctgctgctgctggtgtgcAGCTCCGTCGGGAGCGGCTTCTCCATCTGCCGCACGCGCCGCTGCGTGCTTTCCAGCCTCTGCTTCTTCCGCTTCCTCCTCGGGGTCGGCGTCGGCGGAGACTACCCGCTGTCCGCGACCATCATGTCCGAGTTCGCCAACAAGCGCACAAGGGGGGCCTTCatcgccgccgtcttctccatgcAAGGGTTTGGGATACTGGCCAGCTCCGGCGTCACCATGGTCGTCGCCGCCGTGTTCGACCGCTTCACGGGCCACCCGGCCCCGCTTGACACTCCGGAGGCAGCCGACCTCGCATGGCGCGTCATACTCATGGCCGGCGCCGTCCCCGCCGGCCTCACATTCTACTGGAGGATGGCCATGCCAGAAACAGCCAG GTTTACGGCGCTGGTACAGCGCGATGTGCTCAAGGCGACCAACGACATGGGCTGCGTCCTCACCGACCTCGACCTGAACGCGATATACCAGGGGGAGGACGCGGCGGCCATGCCCCGTTCCCCGGCGCCGTTCGGGTTCGAGCCGGCGGCCCAGTACGGCCTCTTCTCGCGCGGGTTCCTACGGGAGCACGGACGGAACCTGCTCGGGTGCGCGGCGACGTGGTTCCTGCTCGACATCCCCTATTACAGCAGCACCCTGTTCCAGTCCCAGATCTACCGGCCCTGgttcccgccggcgagccaccAGAACGTCTTCCAGGAGGCGTACAACGTCGCGAGGTTCCAGGCCatcatcgccgtcgcctccaccATCCCGGGGTACTTCGCCGCCGTCCTGCTCATCGATCGCACCGGCCGGCGTCGCCTGCAAATGGGTGGGTTCTTCCTCATGGCCGCGTTCCTCTTCGCGCTCGCGGGCCCGTACGACCACTACTGGCGCGGCAACGCCAAGAACGCCTGGTACATTGTGCTCTACGCGCTCACCTTCTTCTCCGCCAACCTCGGGCCCAACACCACCACCTTCATCCTGCCGGCCGAGCTCTTCCCGGCGCGGTTCCGGTCCACGTGCCATGGGGTATCCGCCGCCGCCGGGAAGGTCGGCGCGCTCGTTGGCTCGGTGGGGTTCCTTTGGGCGTCTCAGTCGCGGGACAAGGATGATGTGCAGGCCGGGTACGAGCCCGGGATCGGCATGATGTACGCGCTCATCATTCTTGGAGCCATCAGCCTGCTCGGGCTCGTCGTCACCTACCTGTTCACACCGGAGACGATGAGGCGGTCGCTGGAGGAGAACGAGAGCGAGCGGGATCAGAACCAGGATGGCAACGGTGGGATGTGCTTCCAGGAGCTAAATCTGACGCCCAAGAGCCCGGGATCCTTGGTGAGCTCGCACGTCAGCACGTCGCCTATCCATCCGCACCGATTCTCGGTATGA